Proteins found in one Acidobacteriota bacterium genomic segment:
- a CDS encoding TonB-dependent receptor, whose protein sequence is MRHFARYALLLGLFAALFPPGAVPAQEKAGARVRVDYTLPNGDVQPLPGATVKILDGKDRTLREDVTDATGHVALAGLAAGEYTALVEMTGFRTTRRKIALAGGETDAVFPVILPLEEITAAITVNAETSKDDIKRPELPETLKQQLLKSAPLVNERFQDALPLVPGVVRGPDGLLSLNGARPSQSGLLVQSVNVTDPVTGQYAMELPLEAIERVQVYSNPYAAEFGKFTGAVTTIETHQGSNKKKFLFTNFFPRLRVRDGTIRGFESFTPRLAVSGPIVKDRLWISQHFEYRFILTEVPSLPELHNETQLETFDSFTRMDWAPTATHRLSSIFSVYPQNLKWVNLDTFHPQEVTPNFRQRGFFLALSDNWIVGGSSLLETNFSIKQYDAHIYPNVEAPMVITPEGWEGGYYNNQDRYSRRYELSQTYTFTQRRWKGLHDLKAGYVVSRLKYDGDDRRRPVEILRENGTRSQILDYLGGTGLEQKAWELTTFLQDKWQIGAPVTLSLGVRLDWDSIARRVNVAPRFGVSFLPVPSSTKTVIRAGCGLFYDKIPLSTAVFDQYQQMRVTTFGPDGHTLIGTPLTYANVIRDGRIRNPYAFQWNVEIDREILPGLLARVGYQWRRTHDDLVLNPVTSPTPQLVLANAGDQNYREWLFSVKYQLGERFDASVSYVHSSAKGNLNSYELFLGNYRYPVVRPDEYGPLPHDTPDRLLVSGSISFPWGIIAYPVLDLRKGFPYSNVNEDQDFVGPRNEAGRFPRFLSLDVQIVKKVKIKFLKQKWNCRIGVKIFNITNHWNPRDVQNNLDSPTYGTFYNSIGRTFRGKFEIDF, encoded by the coding sequence TGCGCCATTTCGCCCGATACGCCCTCCTTCTCGGCCTTTTCGCCGCCCTCTTCCCGCCCGGGGCCGTCCCCGCCCAGGAAAAGGCCGGCGCCCGGGTCCGGGTCGACTACACCCTGCCCAACGGCGACGTCCAGCCGCTGCCGGGCGCCACCGTGAAAATCCTCGACGGCAAGGACAGGACCCTCCGGGAGGACGTCACCGACGCCACGGGGCACGTGGCGCTGGCGGGCCTCGCGGCCGGCGAGTACACGGCCCTGGTTGAGATGACGGGCTTTAGGACCACCCGGCGGAAGATCGCCCTGGCCGGCGGGGAGACCGACGCGGTGTTCCCCGTGATCCTCCCCCTCGAGGAGATCACCGCCGCCATAACCGTCAACGCCGAGACGTCCAAGGACGACATCAAGCGGCCCGAACTGCCGGAGACCCTCAAGCAGCAGCTCCTCAAGAGCGCCCCCCTGGTCAACGAGCGCTTCCAGGACGCCCTGCCGCTGGTCCCGGGCGTGGTGCGCGGCCCCGACGGCCTCCTGAGCCTCAACGGCGCCCGCCCCAGCCAGAGCGGCCTCCTGGTCCAGTCCGTCAACGTCACCGACCCCGTCACCGGCCAGTACGCCATGGAACTGCCCCTGGAGGCCATCGAGCGGGTCCAGGTCTACTCGAACCCCTACGCCGCCGAGTTCGGCAAGTTCACCGGCGCCGTCACCACCATCGAGACCCACCAGGGGTCCAACAAGAAGAAGTTCCTCTTCACCAACTTCTTCCCCCGTCTGCGGGTCCGCGACGGCACGATCCGCGGTTTCGAGTCCTTCACGCCCCGGCTGGCCGTGTCCGGCCCCATCGTCAAGGACCGCCTCTGGATCTCCCAGCACTTCGAGTACCGCTTCATCCTGACGGAGGTGCCGTCCCTCCCCGAGCTCCACAACGAGACCCAGCTGGAGACCTTCGACTCCTTCACCCGGATGGACTGGGCCCCCACCGCCACCCACCGGCTCTCCTCCATCTTCTCGGTCTACCCCCAGAACCTCAAGTGGGTCAACCTGGACACCTTCCACCCCCAGGAGGTCACGCCGAACTTCCGCCAGCGCGGCTTCTTCCTGGCCCTGAGCGACAACTGGATCGTCGGCGGCTCCTCCCTCCTGGAGACCAACTTCAGCATCAAGCAGTACGACGCCCACATCTACCCCAACGTGGAAGCGCCCATGGTCATCACCCCCGAGGGGTGGGAGGGCGGCTACTACAACAACCAGGACCGTTACAGCCGGCGCTACGAGCTGTCCCAGACCTACACCTTCACCCAGCGGCGCTGGAAGGGGCTCCACGACCTCAAGGCCGGCTACGTCGTCTCCCGGCTGAAGTACGACGGCGACGACCGCCGCCGCCCCGTGGAGATCCTGCGGGAGAACGGCACGCGGTCCCAGATCCTGGACTACCTCGGCGGCACCGGCCTCGAGCAGAAGGCCTGGGAACTCACCACCTTCCTCCAGGACAAGTGGCAGATCGGCGCCCCGGTGACGCTGAGCCTGGGCGTCCGCCTCGACTGGGACAGCATCGCCCGCCGCGTCAACGTGGCGCCCCGCTTCGGCGTCTCGTTCCTGCCGGTCCCCTCCAGCACGAAAACCGTGATCCGGGCCGGGTGCGGGCTCTTCTACGACAAGATCCCGCTGAGCACCGCCGTCTTCGACCAGTACCAGCAGATGCGCGTCACGACCTTCGGGCCGGACGGCCACACCCTCATCGGGACTCCCCTCACCTACGCCAACGTGATCCGGGACGGCCGGATCCGCAACCCCTACGCCTTCCAGTGGAACGTCGAGATCGACCGGGAGATCCTCCCGGGGCTGCTGGCCCGCGTGGGCTACCAGTGGCGGCGGACCCACGACGACCTGGTCCTGAACCCCGTCACCTCGCCGACGCCGCAACTGGTCCTGGCCAACGCGGGGGACCAGAACTACCGGGAGTGGCTCTTCAGCGTGAAGTACCAGCTGGGCGAGCGCTTCGACGCCTCCGTCTCCTACGTCCACTCCTCGGCCAAGGGCAACCTCAACAGCTACGAACTCTTCCTGGGCAACTACCGCTACCCGGTGGTCCGCCCCGACGAGTACGGACCCCTCCCCCACGACACGCCGGACCGCCTCCTCGTCAGCGGGAGCATCTCTTTCCCCTGGGGGATCATCGCCTACCCGGTCCTGGACCTTCGCAAGGGCTTCCCGTACTCCAACGTGAACGAGGACCAGGACTTCGTGGGCCCCCGCAACGAGGCGGGCCGCTTCCCCCGCTTCCTCTCCCTGGACGTGCAGATCGTGAAGAAGGTGAAGATCAAGTTCCTGAAACAGAAGTGGAACTGCCGCATCGGCGTGAAGATCTTCAACATCACCAACCACTGGAACCCGCGGGACGTCCAGAACAACCTCGACAGCCCGACCTACGGGACCTTCTACAACAGCATCGGCCGCACCTTCCGGGGCAAGTTCGAGATCGACTTCTGA
- a CDS encoding WG repeat-containing protein, with the protein MKTLALVFLFFLNAITGLLPAAGDTGAAPEEKLYLVRNQGKCGFIDRTGRVVIPLAYDAASAFSEGLAPVKVGKLWGAIDRTGRMVISPQPYQIMGFLNGMSIVRDLEGPDRLIGFMDKAGNLPISPRFQSACSFYKNRAWVGTAQGGGFIDKSGEAIIPMQYQVYNVDFFMHGDYCLLKDRQGIPRFVHISGIVLNTPDIDLAKPYFQELAAVRSNGLWGYLNQTGQWAILPQYQEAELFSEGFAWVLTEGRWGTVDRKGKVVIPPSFKASRLFHEGLSWVWDGKGWGCVDPSGELRIPFRFSEVEDFSGGRAWVKQSGRWGVVDPRGKWLISPRFHGHQSFQEGYALVNIGGIEPSVCDAISVEEGIGGRWGLIDTKGRWVIPPRYSTVEFFDGEVGLFKKNGCWKYVDRWGRILWTGDRGDNCPIF; encoded by the coding sequence ATGAAAACACTCGCCCTGGTCTTCCTCTTCTTCCTGAACGCCATCACCGGTCTGCTCCCCGCGGCGGGGGATACGGGCGCCGCACCGGAAGAAAAGCTGTATCTGGTTCGGAACCAAGGGAAGTGCGGCTTCATCGACCGGACCGGCCGGGTGGTCATTCCCCTGGCGTACGACGCGGCCTCCGCCTTTTCCGAAGGGCTGGCCCCGGTGAAGGTCGGCAAGCTCTGGGGCGCCATCGACCGGACGGGACGGATGGTGATCTCTCCCCAACCTTATCAGATCATGGGCTTTCTGAACGGGATGTCAATTGTTCGCGACCTTGAAGGACCCGATCGTCTGATAGGATTCATGGACAAAGCTGGGAATCTGCCAATTTCTCCCCGTTTTCAGAGCGCCTGCTCTTTCTATAAGAATCGAGCCTGGGTGGGCACAGCCCAAGGTGGCGGTTTTATAGACAAAAGTGGCGAGGCCATCATACCTATGCAGTACCAGGTGTATAACGTCGACTTTTTCATGCATGGCGACTATTGCCTGCTGAAAGACAGGCAGGGAATACCGAGATTTGTGCATATTTCAGGGATCGTCCTGAACACCCCCGACATCGACCTTGCAAAACCATATTTTCAGGAACTCGCCGCTGTCCGTTCAAATGGTCTTTGGGGTTATCTGAACCAGACTGGGCAATGGGCGATTCTCCCGCAATACCAGGAAGCCGAACTCTTCTCCGAGGGCTTCGCGTGGGTTCTTACTGAAGGTCGATGGGGCACCGTCGATCGCAAAGGAAAGGTTGTCATCCCCCCCTCATTCAAGGCGTCAAGACTTTTTCACGAAGGCCTGTCCTGGGTTTGGGACGGAAAGGGATGGGGATGTGTCGACCCTTCCGGTGAACTCCGGATCCCCTTTCGATTCAGTGAGGTGGAAGATTTTTCCGGCGGCAGGGCCTGGGTGAAGCAGAGTGGTCGTTGGGGAGTTGTGGACCCTCGAGGGAAGTGGTTGATCTCCCCGCGGTTCCACGGCCATCAGAGTTTCCAGGAAGGATACGCTCTGGTCAACATTGGTGGGATTGAACCCTCCGTTTGCGATGCTATCAGCGTCGAAGAAGGCATCGGGGGTCGATGGGGACTGATCGACACCAAGGGGCGCTGGGTGATCCCGCCCCGATACTCTACCGTGGAATTCTTCGACGGCGAGGTGGGTCTTTTCAAGAAGAATGGCTGTTGGAAGTATGTCGATCGCTGGGGGAGGATCCTGTGGACGGGCGACCGGGGCGACAACTGCCCGATATTCTGA
- a CDS encoding type II toxin-antitoxin system Phd/YefM family antitoxin, with translation MYGSLKEVPVTIPAVTFSVSRAPKRGILYSEMYVWRWILTLTMPMVEARNKLTSLPESLSEEGAETAVAVTRRGRPVLAILSWDFFESLTETLEILGDEPAMQALQNSLKEVREGKAVSWEAARGELEK, from the coding sequence GTGTACGGTAGCCTGAAAGAAGTGCCGGTTACGATACCGGCTGTTACTTTTTCGGTGTCACGCGCACCGAAGCGCGGTATACTGTACAGTGAGATGTACGTTTGGAGGTGGATCTTGACGCTGACGATGCCGATGGTGGAAGCCCGGAACAAGTTGACCTCCCTCCCGGAATCTCTTTCGGAGGAAGGAGCGGAAACCGCTGTGGCCGTGACCCGACGGGGCAGGCCGGTGCTGGCCATTCTCTCCTGGGACTTTTTCGAATCCCTCACCGAGACCCTCGAGATCCTCGGAGACGAACCGGCCATGCAAGCCCTTCAAAATAGCTTGAAGGAGGTCCGGGAAGGAAAGGCCGTTTCCTGGGAAGCCGCCCGCGGAGAGTTGGAAAAGTGA
- a CDS encoding type II toxin-antitoxin system RelE/ParE family toxin translates to MRYTVEITPTALDQLRRIEDRRVRGLLVKRIDRLAENPGQQGKELHGELRGLRSVRAAGQRYRILYRIEGATVTGVAVGRRKEGDRSDIYRLARTLLRLRLAPPGE, encoded by the coding sequence GTGAGATACACGGTCGAGATCACCCCGACCGCCCTGGACCAACTCCGCCGGATCGAGGACCGCCGGGTCCGCGGGCTTCTCGTCAAGCGCATCGACCGCCTGGCGGAAAACCCCGGGCAGCAGGGCAAGGAGCTTCACGGCGAACTGCGTGGGCTGCGCAGCGTCCGGGCGGCGGGTCAGCGATACCGCATCCTCTACCGGATCGAGGGCGCCACCGTGACGGGGGTGGCCGTCGGGCGGAGGAAAGAAGGCGACCGGAGCGATATCTACCGGCTGGCCCGGACGCTCCTCCGACTTCGCCTCGCCCCCCCAGGGGAATGA
- a CDS encoding peptide deformylase: MPEQKILLLGDDRLYQACRVIGDGEKDLARRVMGDLHDTLLAFRRRHGFGRAVAAPQIGELVRLVCLDVGEPEALVNPILSFPDPETYELWDDCMSFPGLEVRVRRYRRCVIDYLDLAWVQHRRELEGDLAELLQHECDHLDGVLAVQRAVHPGAFRFNPGKFGAPA, encoded by the coding sequence ATGCCTGAACAGAAGATCCTGCTGCTGGGCGACGATCGGCTTTACCAGGCCTGCCGGGTGATCGGGGACGGGGAGAAAGACCTGGCCCGGCGGGTGATGGGGGACCTGCACGACACGCTCCTCGCGTTCCGCCGGCGGCACGGCTTCGGGCGCGCGGTGGCGGCGCCGCAGATCGGCGAGCTCGTCCGCCTGGTTTGCCTGGACGTGGGGGAGCCGGAGGCCCTGGTCAACCCGATCCTCAGCTTTCCCGATCCCGAAACCTATGAACTTTGGGATGACTGCATGAGCTTCCCCGGCCTGGAAGTGCGCGTGAGGCGATACCGGCGCTGCGTGATCGACTACCTCGACCTGGCATGGGTGCAGCACCGCCGGGAACTCGAGGGCGACCTGGCGGAACTGCTCCAGCACGAGTGCGACCACCTCGACGGCGTCCTGGCCGTGCAGCGCGCCGTGCACCCGGGCGCCTTCCGCTTCAACCCCGGCAAGTTCGGGGCGCCCGCCTGA